In the Mesorhizobium sp. WSM2240 genome, AAAGACGGCCGGCACTCGAGGGGAACAATACGATCGGACGACTGTTCAACAGCCAACCCCGGAGAAACGCGATGCGTGGCCGACAGTTGTTTGTGATCATTCTCGTTGCCGCAGTTGTGGCGGGTCTTGTCGGGCTCGGAGCTGCCGGCGTTTTCACGGACGACAGCGGCGGAACGTCGCCGCACGCATTGGATCCGAGCCAATAGGGCGCGGGTGCACGGAGCCGCCCGACTTCAGTTCACGAGGAACGAACTCGGTAGCCGGGTGCGGATCCACAACGACGATCGCTCAATAGCATCCCTGCAAGAGGATAGATTTGCCAATTTCGACTGACCAGGAGCATTAGGATGTACCGGATCGCTGTCTCCTTTGTTGTGATTGTCCTCGGCCTGGTCCTGGTTGCGGGCGGCGTCTGGCTCGCCGTGATCGGAGGGTCGTGGTTTTACATCCTTTGGGGAGCGCTTCTGGTCGCATCGGGTTCATTGATCCTGCTCCGGCGCGCCGCCGGTCTCGCGCTCTACGGGATCACCATTCTGGTTACTCTGGCCTGGGCCCTGTGGGAGGTCGGCTTCGACTGGTGGGCCCTTGCGCCGCGCGGCGGCCTCCTGCTGGTGCTCGGCGTTCTGCTTCTGCTGCCGCCGTTGGTGAGGTCGATGCATCGGACCGCTACCTCAGCCGCCGCCTACGATGTGAACAGCTTCGTCCTCGCCGGGTCGATCGCCATTGCCGCGGCGGCGGGGATTTATTCCATGCTGCAGACACCCCACAACACGCCGGGAGCCTTCACCGAGGATCGTATGGCAGTCGAGGCGGTCTCGGACGCGGATGTGCCCGCAGGCCAATGGGCTGCTTATGGACGCACCTATTACGGCCAGCGCTACTCGCCACTCAACCAGATCACGCCGGAGAACATCTCTCGGCTTGAGGTTGCCTGGACCTATGAGACAGGCGAAGTGCGGGACGAAAACGATCCGGGCGAGACCACTTATGAAGTCACGCCGCTGATGATCGATGACACGCTTTATCTTTGCACGCCCTTCAGCACCGTCATCGCGCTCGATCCGGTCACGGGCGATGAGAAGTGGCGGTTTGAGCCAGGCCTGAAGCAGCCGCCGACAGAGACGACGCAGCACATGACGTGCCGTGGCGTGTCGTACTATGCCGCTTCGCCCGAAGACCTGCCGGCGACAAGCCCCGGAACCACGGCGGGTGTGGCCGATGGAGAGGGTGGCGTCCCGCAAGCCGATGGTGAGCCGCAATTGGCGGAAAGCGTCGACGAGGTAACGACGCAGGCCGCCCCAGTGCCCCAAAACATCGTCACTGGCCAGGCGGAGCCGGGGGCGCCTGTCCCGCTGGTAGCGCGTGAAGAGCCGCCGGCGAGGGTGATGCTGAGCCCTGACTGCATGAACCGTCTCTTCGTGCCGACATCCGACGGCCGGTTGATCTCCATAAGCGCCCAGACGGGCGAAATCTGCCCCGGCTTCGGAGGCCAGGACGGGACCGTCAATCTCTGGGCCAACATGCCCAACGTGACGCCTGGATCGTTCTATTCGACGTCGCCGCCAGTGGTCACGGAGGGCGACCTTGTCATCATCGGCGGCGCGGTCAATGACAATGCATCCGTGACCTCGCCGTCCGGTGTGATCCGCGCCTATGACGCCTATACGGGCGCCTTGGTGTGGAACTTCGACAGCAAAAACCCGACAGCCACGGAGCCCATTCCCTCTGGTGAAACCTATACTCAGAACGCGCCCAATTCCTGGAGCGTCGCAAGCTATGATGCCGAACTTGGTCTGGTCTACTTTCCCATGGGCAATGAATCGCCTGACCAGTTCGGCGGAAACCGGGGCGAGAACACGGAGCGGTTCTCCGCCTCCATTCTGGCGCTGCGAGCCGAGTCGGGCGAGGTGGCCTGGGTGTTCCAGACCGTCCACCACGATATCTGGGATTATGACGTGCCCGCCCAGCCGACCCTGGTTGACCTTACCATCGGCGGTGAGGTGGTCCCGGCCCTGGTTGCACCCACCAAGCAGGGCGACATCTTTGTGCTCGATCGGGCCACTGGCGAGCCTGTTTGGCCGGTCGAGGAGCGGCCGGCACCGCAAGACGCGGTCGAGGGCGACTTCACCGCGCCCACGCAACCGGCGTCCGCCATCTCGTTCCGGCCGGAGCCGCTGACAGGAGCGGATATGTGGGGGGCAACCCCGATCGATCAGCTCTACTGTCGAATCCGCTTCCATCAGCTGGATTACGAGGGGAGTTTTACTCCG is a window encoding:
- a CDS encoding membrane-bound PQQ-dependent dehydrogenase, glucose/quinate/shikimate family, coding for MYRIAVSFVVIVLGLVLVAGGVWLAVIGGSWFYILWGALLVASGSLILLRRAAGLALYGITILVTLAWALWEVGFDWWALAPRGGLLLVLGVLLLLPPLVRSMHRTATSAAAYDVNSFVLAGSIAIAAAAGIYSMLQTPHNTPGAFTEDRMAVEAVSDADVPAGQWAAYGRTYYGQRYSPLNQITPENISRLEVAWTYETGEVRDENDPGETTYEVTPLMIDDTLYLCTPFSTVIALDPVTGDEKWRFEPGLKQPPTETTQHMTCRGVSYYAASPEDLPATSPGTTAGVADGEGGVPQADGEPQLAESVDEVTTQAAPVPQNIVTGQAEPGAPVPLVAREEPPARVMLSPDCMNRLFVPTSDGRLISISAQTGEICPGFGGQDGTVNLWANMPNVTPGSFYSTSPPVVTEGDLVIIGGAVNDNASVTSPSGVIRAYDAYTGALVWNFDSKNPTATEPIPSGETYTQNAPNSWSVASYDAELGLVYFPMGNESPDQFGGNRGENTERFSASILALRAESGEVAWVFQTVHHDIWDYDVPAQPTLVDLTIGGEVVPALVAPTKQGDIFVLDRATGEPVWPVEERPAPQDAVEGDFTAPTQPASAISFRPEPLTGADMWGATPIDQLYCRIRFHQLDYEGSFTPPSIDGTIVYPGNFGTFNWGAVAVDPNRDIMFAMPVYLAFTVKLIPRPNELERVVTKQGEPIFNENFGAPYAAEMGPFYSPLNLPCQQPPWGYVAGVDLTTGETVYQHVNGTVRDLSPIPLPFEMGVPGIGGPIVTDGGVAFLSGTLDYYVRGYDLRTGQEIWRERLPAGGQATPATYMGADGRQYLVVVAGGHGSTGTKAGDSIIAYSLPQ